The genomic segment CCTATATGTTAACCCTATatgttaaacgggttgttcactttacaacactattttcagttcagttggtttcagatagttcaacagaaataaagaccttttccaattactttctattttctatgtgttaagCAAGTTTCTATTACTTGTGTTAAGCAAGTGTGTATAACTATTCTAAAGGGGTTACAGAAAATTCTTTAAAGCAGGCACTCagaaaggcaaacttccaccaggcaaaggtTTTCAAAGTGAAAGGTAGTTTATTGCatccacagccttatgcgtttcgtgttaaacacttaatcatagcctatgattaagtgtttgttaacacgaaatgcgtaaggctgtggataCAATAAACTACCTTTCACTTTGAAAacctttgcctggtggaagtttgcctttctGAGTGCCTGCTTTAAAGAATTTTCTGTAACCCCTTTAGAATAGTTATACACACTTGCTTAacacaaataaatgaatttaaaaaattaaaataaaaaaagtcttaccagagctgttgctgctgctgctgctttcctTATTTGGCACAGCACTTGAAGTAGGGGGCAGTGCATAAAGCTGGCCTGGGGGTTCTTCAACACTCATGCTGCTGTTGGATGTATTTTTATCCCACATGTTCACATTCTTGTATTTGTATTGGTTGGGATCACCCCAGGCTGCAGTTCCATCATCAATTTCCATTTTACGCCGTACGGACTCTGGAGATGGCTCTTGCCAGCCAGTTGACTCGTCTTCCTTTGCTGGAGTTGACCGTGATCCACCTGACCACCCAGAAGACTTTGTGGTGGATGTCTGTGCCCCCCATGACCCACTTTCCTGCTTCTTTTTCCATTCGGAAGAACCTGCTTGCAGATGTTCACTCTCCATGTGATTTGGGTCacatttggaaatgtcaccatttCCCTGGTTGGGTTTTGTTGGCTCTCCCCACCCTTGAGTTGAGCTCGACTTGGAGGGTTCAGCCCAGCTGGATGCATTATTTTGATTTCCACTTCCCCAGGAGTTTGATCGACTAGGTTCACCCCAACCAGATCTCTCACTGTCGCTGCTAGAACTTGACTTTGTTGCTCCCCAGTGATTACTCTTTGAATTATCTCCCCAGCTCTCACCACTGCGGGACCCCCACCCCTGTTTGACCTTTTGTGCATCATTCCAATTGGATTTGTCCTCTTTACTATTTCCCCATGATTGATTGCTCTTGACCATTCCAGTAGTAGCAGCAGATTGATCTTTCCATTCCCCTTGGCTTACTGCGCCTTTGGCATCACCCCACCCTGTAGCAGACTTTGGATCTCCCCACCCAGATACTGATGAGGTATCATTGCTGTTAGGGTTGGGCTTATCCACCCATCCCCCTGAGTTAGAAGTCTTTGATACAGAGCATCCCCAAGCTTCTGTTCCATTGTCAGTTTTTCGTTTGTTCAGAGACGAAGCAGCTTCAGTTGCCCAGGCAGTGTTCTGTTTAACTGGAGTCTGTCCCCAGCCAGTGTTGCACAAGACCCGTGAATCTAGGTCGTCTCTATTTACAATACTTTGGAGTAATGTTTGCTGGTCTGTTGTCCTTCTTTCCAGAAGCCTGTGTCCGCTCCCATGTTCACTTTGACTTCCAGTGCTGTCTACACTACCTTCACTTTCCCCCGTACCTGTAGTTTTGGCCCATACATTATTTGCCTCAATGCCTTTGGATCCTGCTGAAATTTGTCCTGCATTCTCTTCCTCAGCAGACGTCCAGGTATTTGATGTTTTCCTACCATTTTCCGTGTTTTCCCCCTCATTGGAATGCTGATTGTTAGGCAGTTTGTTCCAATTGCCATTTGAAAGATTAGTGCCAGTGTTTTGTGCTGCGTTTCCCCATCCTCGTTGACTACCAGCAGAAGATCCTGCATTTCCGCTTCCCCAATGCATATTCTGGGAGTTTACAGTACCTGACTCCCACAATCCTCCGTTATtcccatttattttatagtttgggCCTTTGGGTCCATTGAGGCCTGGCTGCATTATAGTCGCATTCACAGTGTCACCATTAGCTTGCCCTTTAGGGACTGAAATCTTATCGCCAGAATAAGAGGAGCCGGAGGTACCCCATGTAGTACCGTATGATCCGCTGTGTTTTTCCTCACCATTACTTAGGTGAGGAATGGAAGTGCCATTTGTAACTGAAGGGGTGTGAAGTGGAGAATGATTCATATTGCTCACACTCCAAGCCCCATGCCCTGTAGAATTAGGGAGTTCATTTGCCTGCATTAAGCCAGCAGAGTTTGGTAAACTAGAGGTCATAAAGTTAGTAGTGTTATTTGGTCCAGTCATTTCAGTGTTAAGGTTTTGAGGTCGCCCACTAAAAGCCTTCCGTGTACCATTGAGTTCAGAATCTCCATTCTCCTGAAGATTCCCCCAGGAGCCAGGGGCTGAGCTGCCCATTTTAGGGTTAATACTCCGATTGTTAGACACCTGACCTAAAGTACTGCTTGGAACATTTGTGCCAGAATTATTTGACCCTTTAAGGGCATGTCCATTGCTATCCAAAATGGGCCAGGCACCATGGTTGCCATTCATATTCAAAGTGCTTGGATTTAGAACTCCGTTCGCTGAAGTATTCATGGTGCCCCAAGCATTAATCTTGTTGTGCCTACTATCTGTTTTGCTATCGGGGCCATCTTGACATGTGCTTATTACAGTTCCATGGGTCACTGCCCACGGCCCATTAATACTTCCATTGCCTGCATTATTGCTGTTGTTGCCAACCAAAAGTTTGCTCTGAGAACTATGTCCAATGCCATTTCTCATAGTATCCATTTCTTCTGTGGTATCCCCAAACGGCACTAGGTGGCTCTTCTCTGCCCCACAGCTTGGGGAAGAGTTAATATCCATACATTCTGAAGTCAACTCTGAGCTAGTTCCTGTGATCGATGGCCACACTTCTTTTTCTGTGCCGTCTACAATTACTTTTTCCCAGGTAGTGCTAGAATCACCATTGGAAGAGACCGGTCCCCAGTGGGAATTTTCATAGTGAGAGCCTAGGCTACTGTGATTGAGCTCTGCgggggaagaagaaaaaaatcaaaatgctaGTTATACAAATTCTCAGGGCtttgatatttaaaatatattcagtAGTTCAGTAATCTAAGCAGGCAATGTTTACTTtttctaaatgaataaaaatgtccGCCACTGAGGATCTTTACATTTTTGGGACAAAGATACTAAaataaaacgtttttttaaagctCTTACATTAAGCATAACTTATATACAGGATGTATGTAAACAAAAGTTTAATTAACATATTTAAGCCATTAACTGGTCTTGCTACACAAAGTCTTCTGTCCAGGATTAAAGACATAATAAACGCAAACTATTTTGCCGTACCAGCCATAAACAGTatgcaaacaacattttttgcaaaCCTATATTACATTTACAGGATTCAAATATGGAGGGAAGACATTTTTGATTTAGTGAATGTTGAATAAATCCACTGCTTTAATCAaagcatttattattatataatacacaaaatccattaatatcttgtaaattatatccttataaacgttgagtactgatgtcatcagttataaacggtgggtagtgaggtcatttctgtcacatgactcactgaaacttgtgtattataataaagtaccccctgttgcaaaatatgaggatattaagttacctcggagttccatgaccggtATAAAAAGTGGTCATgcaactcctctgtaacttataatatccttataatttacaagagggggtaatttattcactatataatacacaagagccattagtatcctgtaaatgatatagtgaataaagtacccctactATACCCTATACCCTAAagtataaggatataagttaccgaggagtttcatgaccatgatcatgcttttatacaggtcatggaactccaaagtcaCTTCAAATATCCAcacattttacaagagggggtactttattcactataatacacaagtttcagtgagtcatgtgacagaaatgacatcagaactcaccgtttataactgatgacatcagaatttaccatttataaggatataaatttaTTATCGGAGCTTAGTGAGTTCATCTGTCAcaactcactgaaatgtgtgtataataataaataaagtaccccctgttggaaaatatgaggagaTTAGAAGTCATTtgggcctcatgcttttatatagtcatggaactccaggTTAACcaataatatccttatgttttacaagaggtggtatattattcactatataaaaacgTGGAACCAAAACGGTACATTGACCTCATACAGTTCTTAGCTAATGGAAAAAGCAGCCCTTAATCTTGTTTTGACAAGAGTTTCAAAATCGCATTTCCTTCCTATGCATGCTCAGTAAATCAGAGACGGCAAACAAATACAAGCTCAATACTCGTCAAGCAAGCACGCTTATTTAAAAAGCCTTGAAGGGCTCCTAGCAACAGGTCTTCTAAATGCACTCCCGTCGGCTATTTGTGGGATTTAACAGAACACAAATTCCAGCCGCACCAAATCATGGGAGTAAAAATAAGTCACTATTGTAAACAGCACCCTTTGAGGCGAGGCTCAGGGCTGGAGTGCTAGCAACATTCTAAACGAAAGACTTGAACTTCGGTTCTGACAAGAGAAAAATATACTTTCAAagcctaaataaataaattcaggtatgagatctattatctggaatgtttgagGCCTGCACTTTTCTGGATGAAAGGTCTAATGTGAGCCTTAAGGCTACTTCCAGACAGGCTGGTTGCCTAAAGCTATTGCTTTTTCACAAAGAACATTAAAATATTACTAGACGTGGAAAACGTTTGCACCTAGTATCTGCCAGAGGGAATTTATGGCCTGTGCACATGCTTTATATTTACGCTAAATTGCtttcatttatacatataatcaGTGCTTGGAAATGCTGATTAGATACTGTGTAAAGGAGCAGGAAGGCACTTTCCTTGCGATTCaaccagttattttattattattattattattaaaatttatttatatagcgccagcatatttcgcaatgctgtaaagtaaatgtgtttatacaactaaatcacattaattagaTACtctacatagaacatatggagttacatacatcacaaccaataacagtacaaaaggtgaggaaggccctgtgcaaaggagcttacaatccaaagggaagggaataagacaaggtgtgggagtgggcaggatcagaattaagtgagtgagagatgagGTACTGTATGTGTTATTGCATTTTGGTAGTTatgcagagtgagggtaggcttctctaaagaagtgcgttttaagagatcttttgaaagcagaaaggttgggagaaagtgggacagaccacaggagagagttccagaggaggggtgcagcccttgcaaagtcttgaatgcgagcatgtgaggaggtaatgagattAGACTTAAGGAGCAGGTCAGTAaaggagagtagtaagcggttgggtgagtatatagagataagatcagagatgtagggtggggcagagttatgaagtgctttgaatgtcagggtcattagtttgaattttattgatTGGCAGAAatgcatggcagaggaggagcggttgctgaggtttatgagcctcacggcagtgttcattatggactggagaagtGACAGTCTCAAGAGGGGAAAGCCAATTAAGAGTTACAGTaatctagacgtgatatgacgagagagtgattaagaattttggcagcatcttgggtgataaatgatcgtattttggatatgttccttaggaggaagtgacatgatttaataagtgactggctatgaagaatctaggataaccccaaggcaccaggcctggggagatgggggtGATAGcagaattgttagctatgatggatacttccgggatgttgagtgttagttggagggaagagaacgatttccgttttagagaggtttaatttgaggtagcgttgcgacatccaagtagatatagcagacaggcaggaggagaccagagttaggagttctgggttgagatcaggagatgagagatagatcggAGTGTCATCAGCAtggaggtggtagtggaaaccatacgagttgattagtttgccgagGAAGGAACTATagagagaataataaggggcccaggacagagccttgaggaaccccaacagaaaatgaaaggggagaagatgctactccattgtaggagacactgaagttTCCGGGAATAATGTTTTTTACCTAAGTCAATCCAAAATTTAAGGCAGATTTAAGATACCCGTTGGGATCCTTAaaaccaattcggcagcttatctggcCATGTATGGGGCCAACTCGACAGATATCGGGCcaaaaattggcaggttttatTTTTCCCATGGTCGAGGAATGCTAGTTAACGCTGTCCTCGATCCGCTGGCTCCAATTCTCCCCATTATAATCCGATCATTTGGATTGTATTATTCCTGATATTGGCCACATTATCTGGGCATATCGGGGGGGGGGTAACATTTGCTTGTTTGACATCCTCACCTAAACCAGATTTGTTGCCTACAGTAGCGCAGATTTATCACGGACAACAAGTCTCCTTGTATGCCTTTGACTTGATGCAAAAAACAGCTGTTGCGAGGAAAACAACAAATGCGCGTGTTCGCTGAACAAGTAGAGTGGGGTACCAGGCTGGTAGGGTCACAAATCCCTAAAAttggccagaaaaaaaattgcactggaCAGACAGGTGACCTCTAAGATATAGTTGCTATAACTGTAAAAGTATTTGGAAGCTATAGTGCACAAGCATGCACATTTGTACTAAACCAACCAAACTATTGAACCCACAGAGAGAAAGTGACTTTTTGCTTCTAAGTTCAGCCTTTCACTATTGCTCACAGAGAAGAACGAATCAGCAGAATACTGCAACATGGTGCTCCTACAGAAATACCACCTGGACAATGCAGTTTCCAGTGAAGAGAAGACTGTACAGAAACTGATCTCTGTACATTTGGCTTCTCCCCAGTGGTTATGCCGTTCCTTCTCATTTTCTTTGAAGCCAAGGTTAGCCCAAATATGCAAAAGGAGGCATCTCCGgtctgacctcagcttcagctcgtgtgtgtgttttcaaatcaatcggattcaaatcaatggagcagggacagggtgcagatccacttctctcagcctgcaaaaatatgtagACTGAACCTTCCCCCATATAAGCTGTCGACAGataaagtcagcagcttattgggtaGTGTATGGGGGACCTCAGAcagcttccctgatcgatatcggTCTGAAATTCAGGGCAGTTGTCAATCGGGAAAGTGTGCCCAGCCACCAGAGAATGAAACTTGAGCATGGACTATCAACTTTGTTCAAGGGAGCTTGTTGAATAGGATACAGCCACCTTATTTTCCAGTGAACAGCAGAGCCCTACGGAACAttgcctcatgaggcaacttcggaaatctggAACAATTCgcatgccatcccaccggcgatttgtatccttgctggtgggaaggcattttgggagattagtcgcccgcggtagagaagatttgtcgctggccgactaatctcctcgtttgccaccacccttaagggcAACTTACATTATATCTGTACAAAAGATTGGTCAAATCTTTGAACTAGGTTACTGGTGGGTCAAGTTTTAGGGAGGGCAGAACTATTCTGAAGGTCTGTTATCTAAACTGCAAATTGTTAACTAGATGATGACCACTTTAACATGCCATGGTTTAAATTCTACTGAACTTTTTGCTCATTGTTCTAGCCTCGCTATACATAAAAATGTCCTCGCTCCCATCGATTGTTATTGCAGTTATGTGGAAAGGAAACAACCCATCAAAGGATACTATAAAGCAATGTCACAGTGAGGGAATATTACTTATTCTAcccattaaaacacattttaaatctaCTTTAAGGTATGggattccgttatccagaaagctctgaattacggcaaggccgcctcccatagactcttttttacccaaacaatccaatttttttaaaaaaattatttacttttttctctgtaataataaaaacagtatctagtacttgatgcaaacaaatatatatatatatatatatatatatatatatatatatatatatatatatatatatacacacacacacacatacactttaaattttctttatataaaattaaacctTATTCGATGCAAAACAATCCAACGTAATTTACTTCATGTGTAactgattttctagaagacttaatgtataaagatctaaataacagaaagatcagttatccggagaACCcgatgtcctgagcattctggataactggtcccatacctgtattatgtttctCATTCTGCTCTCACAGACTAGGAATTAACCAGAAGTTGCAGTTCCTGTACTTTAAATTTCTTCTATTgaacttcatttaaaaaaaggcaaaaaaatggcaTGCAACAACCAAAGAGAATAACATAAAGGTAACACAAGAGAGCAGATTTACTGATGCAAAGCCTAAAACAACAGGAATACCAGCAGCTGAAGACACAGGGAAGATAGATGCATAAGGGGGTTGAGGTACCACATTCTCGTACATAACACCGTGCAGAAAAACCATTGAAGGCATTTCACCCAgcagaactagcagtgcagacCGAAAAGgccaaaataaacaatatataaaataattcacCTAGCTGGTTAGGGGAATGGCTGACCAGATCCCGAATGGGGGGCATGCCTacagaaaagtagaaaaaaaattaaaatgaagtatTCATACTGCAGCTATTTACTTTACTTATATGCTGGCTACATTATCTCCACTCAACCAACATTATCATGAACACTacactaagaggcccatttatcaaggtctgaatttatgtcattatttcctttaaaatactgcGATCAAATATGCACAGGTTTTCTGTCCccttatagtaacatagtaaataaggtattccctcacttgctaaacaccatccaaccccatctatctaatgtatcagcctgtccgactgattcagggagagaattccacatcttcacagctctcactgtaaaaaaccccttccgaatatttaggtggaacctcttttcttctaatcggaatgggtgaccttatgtcagctggaaagacatactagtaaataaagcattagagagattattatacgatcgatccccttatatatttatacatagttatatctccccttaaatgcctcttctccagtgtgaacatccccaatttggccagtctttcctcatagctaagattttcaataccttttaccagtttagttgcccttctatgtactctctctaatacaataatgtcctgtttgagtgatggagaccaaaactgtacggcatattctagatggggccttacaagtgctctatacagtggaagaatgaccccctcctcccttgactctatgccccttttaatacagctcaagaccttatttgcccttgatgctgctgactggcattgcttgctacagccaagtttatcatctacaaggactccaaggtccttttccataatggatttgcctagtgcagtcccattaagggtataagtggatatttttacatcccaggtgcatgactttacatttatcaacattgaatctcatttgccacttagctgcccagattgccagtttgtcaagatcctgttgcaaggatgccacatcctggatggaattaattgggctggatagttttgtgtcatctgcaaacactaatacattacttacaacaccctcccctaagtcattaatgaacaagttaaataaaagtggacccaatactgagccctgggggaccccactaagaaccttactccaagtagagaatgtcccattaacaaccaccctctgtacccgatcctgtagccagtttcctatccatgtgcaaacgacttcattaagcccaacagaccttaatttagaaagcagtcgtttgtggggcacagtatcaaacgctttggcaaaatcccaatagatcacatctactgccccccctatttatttataatttgcattagtgaaaaaaatgaa from the Xenopus laevis strain J_2021 chromosome 9_10L, Xenopus_laevis_v10.1, whole genome shotgun sequence genome contains:
- the tnrc6a.L gene encoding trinucleotide repeat-containing gene 6A protein isoform X3, which codes for MPPIRDLVSHSPNQLELNHSSLGSHYENSHWGPVSSNGDSSTTWEKVIVDGTEKEVWPSITGTSSELTSECMDINSSPSCGAEKSHLVPFGDTTEEMDTMRNGIGHSSQSKLLVGNNSNNAGNGSINGPWAVTHGTVISTCQDGPDSKTDSRHNKINAWGTMNTSANGVLNPSTLNMNGNHGAWPILDSNGHALKGSNNSGTNVPSSTLGQVSNNRSINPKMGSSAPGSWGNLQENGDSELNGTRKAFSGRPQNLNTEMTGPNNTTNFMTSSLPNSAGLMQANELPNSTGHGAWSVSNMNHSPLHTPSVTNGTSIPHLSNGEEKHSGSYGTTWGTSGSSYSGDKISVPKGQANGDTVNATIMQPGLNGPKGPNYKINGNNGGLWESGTVNSQNMHWGSGNAGSSAGSQRGWGNAAQNTGTNLSNGNWNKLPNNQHSNEGENTENGRKTSNTWTSAEEENAGQISAGSKGIEANNVWAKTTGTGESEGSVDSTGSQSEHGSGHRLLERRTTDQQTLLQSIVNRDDLDSRVLCNTGWGQTPVKQNTAWATEAASSLNKRKTDNGTEAWGCSVSKTSNSGGWVDKPNPNSNDTSSVSGWGDPKSATGWGDAKGAVSQGEWKDQSAATTGMVKSNQSWGNSKEDKSNWNDAQKVKQGWGSRSGESWGDNSKSNHWGATKSSSSSDSERSGWGEPSRSNSWGSGNQNNASSWAEPSKSSSTQGWGEPTKPNQGNGDISKCDPNHMESEHLQAGSSEWKKKQESGSWGAQTSTTKSSGWSGGSRSTPAKEDESTGWQEPSPESVRRKMEIDDGTAAWGDPNQYKYKNVNMWDKNTSNSSMSVEEPPGQLYALPPTSSAVPNKESSSSSNSSGWGESWSEATAPVVDNGTSAWGKPVEPASSWGHHSSEGVTSGWNHTPIGQQAPGKPGPKSMQDSRWCGDDTSGSGSRHSSWVEEEEDVEIGMWTSGSSQETNQSGNWPPYMKKMPAKGPIKNGNKQEENWMNPFVKQFNNMGFSRESPEDSLQSNKMELSGGIMPDKRMEMDKSGLGIGEYSRVIGKVPGPRHLPKESSMDYNAYFDKNGNPSIYGVGNAAQARGPQQPPAQSLNSSQPNIRAQVPPPIISPQVPPSLLKYPPANGGLNPLFGPQHVAMLNQLSQLNQLSQLQRLLNQQQKMQNQRGVPSGGRQQHEQARSLGMQQQARQLDPNLLMKQAIPQSQQQMLHQPPMKSFLENVLPHSAQELPKVPSPISAFGGFPSGLNSSSNVNMDLGIIKEPQSRLRKWTTVDSMSSNTSLDQNSSNHGAISSGFRLEDSPFGSYDFMNSSNSPSSPPGSVGDGWPSAKSPNGSSSVNWPPEFRPGEPWKGYPNIDPETDPYVTPGSVINNLSINTVRGVDHLRDRNSGSSSSLNTTLPSNSAWSSIRASNYSVSHSSTAQSTSVRNSDPKPTWSPGSVANTSLAHELWKVPLPSKNISAPSRPPPGLTGQKPPLSTWDTNSLRLGGWGNSDSRYTPGSTWSENSSGRITNWLVLKNLTPQIDGSTLRTLCMQHGPLITFHLNLPHGTALVRYSSKEEVVKAQKSLHMCVLGNTTILAEFASEEEISRFFAQGQSLTPSPGWQSLGSGHSRLGSLDSPHSISNRGDINHWNSPGASGSSSGDLHGTSLWGTPNYSTSLWGNPSNEGRGLSSPSPVPAFLSVDQLNGEPM
- the tnrc6a.L gene encoding trinucleotide repeat-containing gene 6A protein isoform X2; this encodes MPPIRDLVSHSPNQLELNHSSLGSHYENSHWGPVSSNGDSSTTWEKVIVDGTEKEVWPSITGTSSELTSECMDINSSPSCGAEKSHLVPFGDTTEEMDTMRNGIGHSSQSKLLVGNNSNNAGNGSINGPWAVTHGTVISTCQDGPDSKTDSRHNKINAWGTMNTSANGVLNPSTLNMNGNHGAWPILDSNGHALKGSNNSGTNVPSSTLGQVSNNRSINPKMGSSAPGSWGNLQENGDSELNGTRKAFSGRPQNLNTEMTGPNNTTNFMTSSLPNSAGLMQANELPNSTGHGAWSVSNMNHSPLHTPSVTNGTSIPHLSNGEEKHSGSYGTTWGTSGSSYSGDKISVPKGQANGDTVNATIMQPGLNGPKGPNYKINGNNGGLWESGTVNSQNMHWGSGNAGSSAGSQRGWGNAAQNTGTNLSNGNWNKLPNNQHSNEGENTENGRKTSNTWTSAEEENAGQISAGSKGIEANNVWAKTTGTGESEGSVDSTGSQSEHGSGHRLLERRTTDQQTLLQSIVNRDDLDSRVLCNTGWGQTPVKQNTAWATEAASSLNKRKTDNGTEAWGCSVSKTSNSGGWVDKPNPNSNDTSSVSGWGDPKSATGWGDAKGAVSQGEWKDQSAATTGMVKSNQSWGNSKEDKSNWNDAQKVKQGWGSRSGESWGDNSKSNHWGATKSSSSSDSERSGWGEPSRSNSWGSGNQNNASSWAEPSKSSSTQGWGEPTKPNQGNGDISKCDPNHMESEHLQAGSSEWKKKQESGSWGAQTSTTKSSGWSGGSRSTPAKEDESTGWQEPSPESVRRKMEIDDGTAAWGDPNQYKYKNVNMWDKNTSNSSMSVEEPPGQLYALPPTSSAVPNKESSSSSNSSGWGESWSEATAPVVDNGTSAWGKPVEPASSWGHHSSEGVTSGWNHTPIGQQAPGKPGPKSMQDSRWCGDDTSGSGSRHSSWVEEEEDVEIGMWTSGSSQETNQSGNWPPYMKKMPAKGPIKNGNKQEENWMNPFVKQFNNMGFSRESPEDSLQSNKMELSGGIMPDKRMEMDKSGLGIGEYSRVIGKVPGPRHLPKESSMDYNAYFDKDGIVAEEPQNMQFISNQNAKLPPLNSALATQSLSSFPGLGMPNVNSVRQVPPSLLKYPPANGGLNPLFGPQHVAMLNQLSQLNQLSQLQRLLNQQQKMQNQRGVPSGGRQQHEQARSLGMQQQARQLDPNLLMKQAIPQSQQQMLHQPPMKSFLENVLPHSAQELPKVPSPISAFGGFPSGLNSSSNVNMDLGIIKEPQSRLRKWTTVDSMSSNTSLDQNSSNHGAISSGFRLEDSPFGSYDFMNSSNSPSSPPGSVGDGWPSAKSPNGSSSVNWPPEFRPGEPWKGYPNIDPETDPYVTPGSVINNLSINTVRGVDHLRDRNSGSSSSLNTTLPSNSAWSSIRASNYSVSHSSTAQSTSVRNSDPKPTWSPGSVANTSLAHELWKVPLPSKNISAPSRPPPGLTGQKPPLSTWDTNSLRLGGWGNSDSRYTPGSTWSENSSGRITNWLVLKNLTPQIDGSTLRTLCMQHGPLITFHLNLPHGTALVRYSSKEEVVKAQKSLHMCVLGNTTILAEFASEEEISRFFAQGQSLTPSPGWQSLGSGHSRLGSLDSPHSISNRGDINHWNSPGASGSSSGDLHGTSLWGTPNYSTSLWGNPSNEGRGLSSPSPVPAFLSVDQLNGEPM
- the tnrc6a.L gene encoding trinucleotide repeat-containing gene 6A protein isoform X5 — protein: MPPIRDLVSHSPNQLELNHSSLGSHYENSHWGPVSSNGDSSTTWEKVIVDGTEKEVWPSITGTSSELTSECMDINSSPSCGAEKSHLVPFGDTTEEMDTMRNGIGHSSQSKLLVGNNSNNAGNGSINGPWAVTHGTVISTCQDGPDSKTDSRHNKINAWGTMNTSANGVLNPSTLNMNGNHGAWPILDSNGHALKGSNNSGTNVPSSTLGQVSNNRSINPKMGSSAPGSWGNLQENGDSELNGTRKAFSGRPQNLNTEMTGPNNTTNFMTSSLPNSAGLMQANELPNSTGHGAWSVSNMNHSPLHTPSVTNGTSIPHLSNGEEKHSGSYGTTWGTSGSSYSGDKISVPKGQANGDTVNATIMQPGLNGPKGPNYKINGNNGGLWESGTVNSQNMHWGSGNAGSSAGSQRGWGNAAQNTGTNLSNGNWNKLPNNQHSNEGENTENGRKTSNTWTSAEEENAGQISAGSKGIEANNVWAKTTGTGESEGSVDSTGSQSEHGSGHRLLERRTTDQQTLLQSIVNRDDLDSRVLCNTGWGQTPVKQNTAWATEAASSLNKRKTDNGTEAWGCSVSKTSNSGGWVDKPNPNSNDTSSVSGWGDPKSATGWGDAKGAVSQGEWKDQSAATTGMVKSNQSWGNSKEDKSNWNDAQKVKQGWGSRSGESWGDNSKSNHWGATKSSSSSDSERSGWGEPSRSNSWGSGNQNNASSWAEPSKSSSTQGWGEPTKPNQGNGDISKCDPNHMESEHLQAGSSEWKKKQESGSWGAQTSTTKSSGWSGGSRSTPAKEDESTGWQEPSPESVRRKMEIDDGTAAWGDPNQYKYKNVNMWDKNTSNSSMSVEEPPGQLYALPPTSSAVPNKESSSSSNSSGWGESWSEATAPVVDNGTSAWGKPVEPASSWGHHSSEGVTSGWNHTPIGQQAPGKPGPKSMQDSRWCGDDTSGSGSRHSSWVEEEEDVEIGMWTSGSSQETNQSGNWPPYMKKMPAKGPIKNGNKQEENWMNPFVKQFNNMGFSRESPEDSLQSNKMELSGGIMPDKRMEMDKSGLGIGEYSRVIGKVPGPRHLPKESSMDYNAYFDKVPPSLLKYPPANGGLNPLFGPQHVAMLNQLSQLNQLSQLQRLLNQQQKMQNQRGVPSGGRQQHEQARSLGMQQQARQLDPNLLMKQAIPQSQQQMLHQPPMKSFLENVLPHSAQELPKVPSPISAFGGFPSGLNSSSNVNMDLGIIKEPQSRLRKWTTVDSMSSNTSLDQNSSNHGAISSGFRLEDSPFGSYDFMNSSNSPSSPPGSVGDGWPSAKSPNGSSSVNWPPEFRPGEPWKGYPNIDPETDPYVTPGSVINNLSINTVRGVDHLRDRNSGSSSSLNTTLPSNSAWSSIRASNYSVSHSSTAQSTSVRNSDPKPTWSPGSVANTSLAHELWKVPLPSKNISAPSRPPPGLTGQKPPLSTWDTNSLRLGGWGNSDSRYTPGSTWSENSSGRITNWLVLKNLTPQIDGSTLRTLCMQHGPLITFHLNLPHGTALVRYSSKEEVVKAQKSLHMCVLGNTTILAEFASEEEISRFFAQGQSLTPSPGWQSLGSGHSRLGSLDSPHSISNRGDINHWNSPGASGSSSGDLHGTSLWGTPNYSTSLWGNPSNEGRGLSSPSPVPAFLSVDQLNGEPM